In Zunongwangia sp. HGR-M22, the sequence CCACTGCAAAAGCCTTTATTAAAAACGGTGCCAATGTATGGATTACCGGAAGAAATGCTGCTAATCTTCAAAAAGCTTCTTCTACTATTAACAGCTCGAAACTGACAACAGTAGTTTCAGACACCTCTAATTTAGCAGGGATTGAAGTATTACAAAAAGCCATTGAGGAGCATAACATCAACATTGATGTTCTTTATTTAAATGCAGGAACAGCCGTTTTCAGCTCAATTGACCAGGTAACGGAAGCCGATTTTGACGCACAATTCAACACCAATGTAAAAGGAAGTTTTTTCACGTTGCAAAAATTGCTGCCCAATATTAAGAATGGAGGCTCTGTACTATTTACCTCATCAACAGTGGCAACAGCCGCTCAACTGGGGTCAACCGTTTATTCGGCTACCAAAGGAGCACTTAATAAAATTGCTCAGGTTGCCTCAAACGAGTTGGCAGAAAGAAAAATTAGGGTCAATATTGTTAGCCCCGGTCCTATCCAAACCGAAGGTCTTGACAGCGTAATGCCTAGTGAAGATGCTAAAGATTATCTGGCTTCGGTAACGGCATTAAAAAGAATAGGAAACGCTGATGAAGTTGCGAATACGGTGTTGTTCCTGGCTTCTGAGGAGGCTAGTTTTATTATGGGAACTGAATTAATAGTGGACGGTGGCTATACCACGTATGCCCGAAAATAATTTTTTAAAACTTAGGTAGTTATTAATGAATTAGGACTTCTTAGTATCATCTATCACTCATTTATACTTTAACTAAAATCTATTTTAATAAAGATAGCGGCCAAGCAAATAGGAAATTACTGGCAAATAAATTATTAGTGATGTTAAATGTATTTTGAAACTCTTGATAAAAGTCAAGAGTTTCAAAATTAAAGTTGAAGACCTTTGTTTCTCAATAATCAAATACAATACGAATGACAAAACCGATGCGTACTCTTTTAAAACTTGAAGAGGTAGGGATATTCCTTCTTTCTATTATTTTATTCAATCAACTGGACTATGCTTGGTGGGTTTTTCCTGCCTGTCTTCTACTACCCGATATTTCTATGATTGGTTATGTGATGAATCCAAGAACAGGTGCCTGGATCTATAATTTTTTTCATCATAAACTGGTGGCCATTATTACTTTTAGTATTGGGTTATGGCTGAATGAA encodes:
- a CDS encoding DUF4260 domain-containing protein, with product MTKPMRTLLKLEEVGIFLLSIILFNQLDYAWWVFPACLLLPDISMIGYVMNPRTGAWIYNFFHHKLVAIITFSIGLWLNESVITLAGIILLGHSAMDRMFGIGLKYKDRFTHTHLSRTDTKF
- a CDS encoding SDR family oxidoreductase; translated protein: MNFENKNVVITGGSTGIGFSTAKAFIKNGANVWITGRNAANLQKASSTINSSKLTTVVSDTSNLAGIEVLQKAIEEHNINIDVLYLNAGTAVFSSIDQVTEADFDAQFNTNVKGSFFTLQKLLPNIKNGGSVLFTSSTVATAAQLGSTVYSATKGALNKIAQVASNELAERKIRVNIVSPGPIQTEGLDSVMPSEDAKDYLASVTALKRIGNADEVANTVLFLASEEASFIMGTELIVDGGYTTYARK